The nucleotide sequence AGAAACATAAAGTCGAGTAGATGTATAGTATGCATCTATTCGATACATCTAAAGGTGCCTTTAAATGTCAGCATCGAGCGTCGAGTGTCTGCGCTGCGCAGAAAATTATTGCGTAGGATTTCAAAAAGATAGATTCCAGCTTCTTGCTGCTTTTTGCGACTAACATGGTGAGTCGCACGAGTACGgtcgagattaaaattttttttccatctacACTTGACATGCAGACCCCACACTAAAATTCTAAGCTTGATGTCTATAATAAACAATGTtgcaaagtaattttaatatagagaaaagatatataaagtaagcttgtgtgtattataaaaaaacatgtaaaaaaatttatgaaaattaatcccTTAATGTTTGGTTAGATTCTAATATGCACTATCGGCAGTGACGTTCTGCAATATattcgtttaataataataatatctatttatgtataatgttaataaatattaattttcaatattgtataataatgtatattagaatataatcttttcaatCTCGACCGTAGTCGTGCGATTCACCATGTTATTAGTCGCAAAAAGCAACAAGAAGCTGAAATCTATCTTTTTGAAATCCTGCGCAATGATCTTTTGCGCAGCGCAGACGCTCGATGCTCGATGTTTGATGCTATCATTTAAAGGCACCTTAAGGCTATtgcacgtgaaaaaattttaatcgtaatCGTAAGACCGTCAgcaaatcaaccaatcacatttaaatattctaattacgTTACGGAAAGAAGTAATTACGTTTTAAATGcttgattgtgattggtcgATTTGCTTATTTGCTTATTTGATTacggctaaaattttttcacgtgcaatggcctttaagattgcgttccgtttcacgcatagAGCACATAGATcgcttggaaatctataatatatgttacgtgaactatagattttcaggcgatTTATGCGCTCAATGCGTGAAACAGAACGCATCCtaagataaattgattttcgcATCTCGATAAACGTGACCACCGAATTCGAATGATGTTAGCCGAcgactaaaaaattttttaacgtgcctTCAGACTTCTCTCTGGTTACATAGTCAAAGGTTTATATGATGACGCATGGAGACGTAGGGAGAGGAACCCAGGTATTTGCGCGTGTCAATTAGCGATGATGCAGCAGTTGCATTAGTTATTTCGCTTAAGATGTGAGAATATATTCAAAGTTCTTGAGATAAAATTTGACTTGAAACTAACGCTTGATCGTGTGTCGTATAACAGTCATGTTGTTatgttattgtaataaattgggCTGAAACAGGAAAGAAGCGCGGATAAGATCGCTCCATTTAAATAAGCGATTAACGAGAAACGTGCATAAATCGCGCTACGCTTAATATGCGTTAATAATAGTTACGCATTTAAAAGTCATATTAGATTGCAATCTACGTGTTGCATTTTCTCGcggagaaatctttttttctcatgttTCAAAGTTGAAACCATCATCGATATGATATCTTCGTGgtgttattttattctaccGATGGTCTTGCTCATCGGCTTGCTCCGTAAATGTCGCGAACGTACCTGGGGAAGATGTAAGAGTACAAGCAATCTGCAAGGCCAGGTATTTCTCGTGACTGGTGCGAATTCTGGCATTGGTAAAGAGACGGTGAAAGAATTGGCCAAACGGAGAGCCACAATCATCATGGCTTGTAGGGATATACAGAATGCACAGAATGTCATAGTTGAAATAcggaataaaatatctacCGGTGAATTGGTAATCATAAtgcttcattaataaaaaaaatttcatttattaataaatatacattagtaaatgttgaattttaaaatttcatttttaaatgtttctaaatttttatatttttctcattattttaatactcacatacacatgtacaaatatacacttttaatacatattatctcttttttaattacgcaGATTCCAATGGAACTGGATCTTGCATCTTTCTCATCAATCAGAGAATTTGCCGACAAAGTGCTAAAAGATTTTCCCCATATTCatgtattgattaataatgcTGGTGTGTATGCGCCACTCAAAGATCATGCATTAACAAAAGATGGTTTTGAAATTCATTTTGGAGTAAATCATTTGGGCCATTTTCTGCTTACCAATTTACTTTTGGATCGTCTGAAGCAAAGCGCTCCTAGCAGGTgactttaaaacaatattttggcatgataaaacaatattaacatatctaacatattataacattttttctttttgttacaGAATAGTGATAGTAACGTCTAAGCTTCTGGAATCTGGAGtaatagatttttcaaatttaaatggtGAGAAAGGATTGCCAGTGAAAAGTAGGATGAATCCTGGCTATTGTAATTCAAAACTTGCTAATGCATATTTTGCTGCCGAACTTGCAAAGCGAACAAAAAATACTGGTGTTAATGTCTATATGGTATGTCCTGGATTTACTTACACTGGTCTATTTAGGAATGTGAAGAGAAGCTGGTttcactatattattttttcgccTGTTGCTCTTATGTTTCTACGCACTGCAAATcaggtaaatatatttgatatttttaatttttcttaaaaaaaaaaatgtttattaggAAATGATTTTTGTTTCCATTGTCATGTATGCaatatacatttcaatatactgaaatatttgaaacttttttattataaattgatatttgtagGGTGCGCAAACAGTATTACATTGCGCAACAGAATCGTCATTAAGCAAAGAAAGTGGACATCTATATCGCGATTGTAAACTTTATGTTTCTAAAAAGGATCTAGACTCTGAAGTAGCACTGTGTTTATGGGATATAAGTGCTAAATTGACTGGTATAAAGgatgtaatgaaataaatttttaggatacatgtatgtattatgtgtattattgtaatttcacttttgtatatatatttcaggatcatatttattttttatatataaagcgaacgaaaaagagatagaaaaaaatgcaatgttgCACTCTCATCTCAATTCttacatatttcaataaagtgctaatgaattatatatatatatatatattatatttttactaataatatatatattataatatatgtattatataacatatataaatttactaattatatatatatatatatatatatatatatatatatatatatatatatagtgacaTTGCCGTCCCGCGTGCGTCCACCGGATCTCTCCCCGATCGCTGAGCGCGGAATACGCACTCGCGCCAGTGGGCGGAATACGCGCTCGCTAAAAACATTAGACCCGTACCGAAATCTTCAGAAGGGCGTTGtttatcagatttattttgttagttttaatttcttttattctattatttcgaTACACTATGGGAGCCTTATCGGAGAAGTGGGAAAGCAGCCGCAAAGACAACAATCAAGACGACTCGGAAGACGAGGGGCGACCTTCGAGAGGATGTGAGACGGAAGGGAGTTATCAACAGCCGAATTCGGAAGCGCGAGGTGAGGAGCGCGAGAGGACAAGGGGATTCTCGCGCCTGGATGCAGGATCATGCGAAGACGTGTCCCCGAAGGACCTCGAAGGAGCTCTACCGCCGCGAAGCGCGGCGGGAGGAAAAGGGGTCGCTAAGGACCGCCAGTGAGTACCTCGATCCCGAGATTCTGACGGGACCCGCCGATGTCGTCTCAGAAGGGCCCTGCGAAAATTGATCGCGATCTCACGTGCGCGCCCCCGGTACGATCATGAGCGTGTCGCCCGGCGGCTGTCTCGCGTGTTATCACGCGATTAGTCATGATAACACGCATCCCGATTGCGCATTCCCGGCTGGCCCGGCGCTACCGATTCTAGATCGCAACGATCCCGGGTCAGACTGGCGCGGAGAGTAGCGTGCGATAGACGTGTAGTTGAGAAGATGACTTTCGCGAGCATTACAAGCGTGAACGGAGAGATCCCTGACGAGAGCGAGGGGACCGAGAGAGTGTACGGCTCGATCCCGACGGATCCCGAGGACGAGGCCAACGGGTAGAGAAGTCATCGTTTCCGAACTTCCAGGAATAGAGCAGCGCTGCTGGAGAGGTTATCTCACTGTATCCTAGCCACGCGTGTTTGCGATATTGAAATCGCGTCGTTCTGCCATCGTGGCCGtaattttgtgttattttcgCGTTCGAGCTCCTCTCGAAATTTTAGTGTTTATCGCGTCGCCCTTAGCGTAATTGCGATTGCGACATGGTCACATCGGCAAGCGATTCGAGCCCCAAAGCGTTCCGAATATTGGTTTCGCGGATTCAAGTACTGCGCGTTTTATACCGCATGTATCGTCTCTCTGGAGATAGCGGCTTAGTAATACGGCATAATATAATAGTCGCGAAATTTCTCGCCCGTTTAGCTCTTAAGTCAGGTATGCGTGAGTAGTCCGTCGCCGAGTGTGAGTGTGTCTCGCGATcatgtatttcttttgttaGCCGTCGAGGGTGAGTGTGTTTCATGCGgagatatatttctgtttatttcttttattgaataaCATGCGTGAAGTGGATGAGCGATAGAGTGATTTCGCGGTTGGTGCGTAAAATTGTACAGAGCATTGCGAGCTATATTTGTGCGGTGCATGTTAGGGGTGCATTGAATGCATGTGGTGGACGTACGGCATGATAATATAGTGAGCGATATATTATCGATCTACGAAGGGTCCAACAATCGATCCGGTATAATTGCGCTCGGGCCATAGGCCAGACCAACCTTGATTTAACGGCGTCCTATTTTTTGCGGCGCTTAACTGTCTCTAAAATCCAGTCTCGCTTCCGCGAATTTATCGTCGCCGAATAACCGCGCGAATTCATCTCTTCTTTATGGTTTCGGACACGATACTTTTCACAGTAAtaaatttgtgattttctcgTTACCTCACGAGTTTATTCtcattttacatgtatttgtCATTCTGTCTGTCGCCTCTTGCCTCTATATCGCATTCATTCAACATACGCCCTGCTTCTCTACCGTTAGGTGAGCTAGTCCGCCCGCGACGAAATCGACTCCTTTCttcgcgtctttttcgcgcctatctcgcgtatttgacgaattgatacgtgcaagaccgtatctggcgcccaattaaaattctcgcgAGTTTTAAGGTTTTGTCATGCGCGAAACACCTTCTACCTCGTTCCTTCCCggcatgtaattatatttcgattctctttttttttgtcgacaaTTCTTTTTCCTGCATCTCCCGTCCGGCGAATCATACTCCCGTTCGTCGGCGCAACGAAACATCCACGCGACGGAGAGATCGCGACGGCGGACGCGCGCAGCGTTTGACGGTTCGCAGAGGGAAAAGttgtcgcaatatatatatatatatatatatatatatatatatatatatatatatatatattcctcgtCAAAAATgctatatgcaaaaatatataatgcaataatatatatatatatatatatatatatatatatatatacagggtgtccgataattcgcggacttCCTTTTaaggaaggtagagggtgttattctgaatagaaaagtcctgtaccattttgtgattttctcaatatttaagaaaatattaattttaaagatcagcTAACGAAGTGCTGcgaaagctcgtggcgcgaaatgcctccactgtcaattgatactcggtccgcggcgaagcaatgggaggagcagtttgcgagcatgcttcgttatggcaactgaaaaaaatacacacataatgaaaagatcacatacataaaacggagcgcgcgttatgtgtgtatttctttggttgccatagcgaagcatgctcgcaaactgttcctcccattgcttcgccgcggaccgagtatcaattgacagtggaggcattttcgcgccacgagctttcgcggcacttcgttggctgatctttaaaattaatattttcttaaatattgagaaaatcacaaaatggtacaggacttttctattcagaataacaccctctaccttcccttaaaaggaagtccgcgaattatcggacaccctgtatatatatatatatatatatatatatatatatatatatatatatcctcgtCCAAAATGCTTTCAGAAACGACTTTTCAAATAAGAGGCTGTATAGTTACTGTAATCgccccatatatatatatatatatatatatatatatatatatatatatatatatacactttgaataatatactttatataattgttgagtaaatataaagtgaaaAGTTGTGAAATCCATGGaatctcatttttaaaaagtatatgcgtggtGGAGGCTGTATGTTCCGCTTCCCTTCCCCCTACGGAGAAGCTTCACTATCGAAAAATAAGACAAATAGGTTTGCGTTGAACTTTGCTTTGTGTGGAAAGTGGAAAAACCCAAGGAGTTTTCTTTCTGGAACTGTAAACAAACTTTTTCTACGTCTGCtttacacaaatacaacgtaaacaaactttatttttccttatcataacaaaaaatgcattaaaactgtgaaactttaaaatcgcatatctcGGAAACTAtcagtcaaatttttttttattatttttttttgttttttgtcaaaaacGACGCTTTCAGAAACGATTTTTCAAGTAGGGAGCCGTAGTTATCGTAATCgcctcacacacacacacacacacacatatatatatatatatatatatatatatatatatatatatatattttccacgcAAAGCAAGGTTCAACTTAAATCTATCAACCCTAATCTGTGTCTTATTTTTCGATAGTGTAGCTTCCCCGTAGATGGGAGGGGGGCGGAACATACTGCCTTCaccacgcatatactttttaaaaatgaaattccaCATGGGTTTCACAACTtttcactttatatttactcaacaattatataaacaacatttatcaatataaatatttgagttaAACCTCAATTTGCgtggaaaatgaaaaagctCAAGGAGTTTCGTCCTTGGAATTGTAAACAGACACTTTTTTCACATCTGTCTTACACATATGcaacgtaaacaaactttatttttgctcattttataatagaaaaaacattaaaactgtgaaattttaaaatcacataTCTCGGAAACTactcgtaaaaaatttttttattattttttctgtattccTCGTCAAAAGTGCCTTCAAAAACTACCTTTCAAAtgccatatatatacatatatatatatatatatatatatatatatatatatatatatattaatagtctagccataaaatattagtatactttaaaataatttctctttcctgattttataacaaattctaTTTCTCTTACAATTTCTCTTACAacgatatttgcaattataattgctaACATTATGTGTGGCTTTGATACAATAATGTTTATGAACAAATCGTTTTacagcatttt is from Cataglyphis hispanica isolate Lineage 1 chromosome 15, ULB_Chis1_1.0, whole genome shotgun sequence and encodes:
- the LOC126855329 gene encoding retinol dehydrogenase 11-like, which produces MISSWCYFILPMVLLIGLLRKCRERTWGRCKSTSNLQGQVFLVTGANSGIGKETVKELAKRRATIIMACRDIQNAQNVIVEIRNKISTGELIPMELDLASFSSIREFADKVLKDFPHIHVLINNAGVYAPLKDHALTKDGFEIHFGVNHLGHFLLTNLLLDRLKQSAPSRIVIVTSKLLESGVIDFSNLNGEKGLPVKSRMNPGYCNSKLANAYFAAELAKRTKNTGVNVYMVCPGFTYTGLFRNVKRSWFHYIIFSPVALMFLRTANQGAQTVLHCATESSLSKESGHLYRDCKLYVSKKDLDSEVALCLWDISAKLTGIKDDHIYFLYIKRTKKR